In the genome of Aulosira sp. FACHB-615, one region contains:
- the hpsC gene encoding hormogonium polysaccharide secretion pseudopilin HpsC produces the protein MNVLQWLLKKQFNYFYKQSTNDGFTLIELLVAMLLAVLVITPLMGVMISMLETDRREQAKANSEQEIQAATDYIARDLQQAIYIYDATGVDAIKSQLPTVTNGIPVLVFWKREISKDAVVTKLKDKTFYDDAFVNSLVAYYLIQDKAKPWSKAARIARFQIKDGVLNKNGSKCTKAYDTTSIFSQCPDDGFQVLNLSQKDKTLAEKMNSWTKTSQAYTQKPIVLIDFVDQSATTNNKEVPSASCPSNMVVVPTGITMTGFYACVTSLTEENRSIAEIYLRGNALARLTDDESKIIYSKAQNVYFPTTKIRVEGRSFIFSK, from the coding sequence ATGAACGTATTGCAGTGGCTTTTAAAAAAACAATTCAATTATTTTTATAAACAATCAACAAATGATGGTTTTACATTAATTGAACTTTTAGTCGCTATGCTATTAGCAGTGTTAGTTATTACTCCTTTGATGGGGGTAATGATAAGTATGTTAGAAACAGATCGCAGAGAACAAGCTAAAGCAAACTCTGAGCAAGAAATTCAAGCCGCCACTGATTATATTGCACGCGATCTACAACAAGCTATTTACATTTATGATGCTACAGGAGTTGACGCTATTAAAAGTCAATTACCTACAGTCACAAATGGAATCCCTGTATTAGTATTTTGGAAACGTGAAATTTCCAAAGATGCGGTAGTTACAAAACTCAAAGACAAGACATTTTATGATGATGCTTTTGTTAACTCTTTAGTTGCTTACTATTTAATTCAAGACAAGGCAAAGCCTTGGTCTAAGGCTGCTAGAATTGCTAGATTTCAGATTAAAGATGGTGTACTTAATAAAAATGGTAGCAAGTGTACTAAAGCTTATGATACAACTAGCATCTTTAGTCAATGTCCTGATGATGGATTTCAAGTATTAAATCTTTCTCAAAAAGATAAAACTTTAGCAGAAAAAATGAATAGTTGGACTAAAACATCACAAGCATATACCCAAAAACCTATAGTTTTGATAGATTTTGTTGATCAAAGTGCTACTACAAATAATAAGGAAGTACCAAGTGCAAGTTGTCCATCTAATATGGTAGTAGTTCCAACCGGTATAACAATGACAGGTTTTTATGCTTGTGTTACTTCTTTGACTGAAGAAAATCGCAGTATTGCTGAAATTTACTTACGTGGAAATGCACTAGCTCGACTGACTGATGATGAAAGCAAAATAATTTACTCTAAGGCACAAAATGTTTATTTTCCCACAACTAAAATTCGTGTAGAAGGACGCAGTTTTATATTTAGTAAATAA
- the hpsB gene encoding hormogonium polysaccharide secretion pseudopilin HpsB — MKSHQLLRLFTYSDESGFTIIESLVALLVAAILLTAIAPVLVMSTATRLQSRRVELATQAAKTYIDGVQARTIDPPAETNTTPSGVPTAGSLTCDANKYCIVPATPANNLFCIDGNTDGKCTSDNSRDFVIQAFRYNKATTDATAGYQLEIRVYRADGFRDSSALGKNAPNKVTQKTVAEGLGDRKAPLLEITTDVVTGQPSYNNLCLRIGGCS, encoded by the coding sequence ATGAAATCACATCAATTACTACGATTATTTACTTATTCAGACGAGTCTGGTTTTACCATTATTGAATCACTAGTAGCTCTACTTGTAGCCGCAATTTTGTTAACTGCCATTGCACCAGTATTAGTTATGTCTACAGCGACTCGCCTACAAAGCAGACGTGTAGAACTAGCAACTCAAGCTGCAAAAACATACATAGATGGTGTTCAAGCTAGAACCATAGATCCTCCAGCAGAGACAAATACAACACCATCTGGTGTTCCCACAGCAGGAAGCCTTACCTGTGATGCAAATAAATACTGTATTGTACCTGCAACACCAGCCAACAATTTATTTTGTATAGATGGCAATACTGATGGCAAATGTACGAGTGATAACAGCCGGGATTTTGTAATTCAAGCATTTCGTTATAACAAAGCAACAACCGATGCAACAGCAGGATATCAACTAGAAATAAGGGTTTACAGAGCAGATGGCTTTCGAGACAGTAGTGCTTTGGGAAAAAATGCCCCCAATAAGGTAACACAAAAGACAGTTGCAGAAGGATTAGGCGATCGCAAAGCACCATTACTAGAAATAACCACTGATGTTGTTACAGGGCAACCTTCATACAACAATTTATGTCTTCGCATTGGTGGTTGTAGTTAA
- a CDS encoding Tfp pilus assembly protein FimT/FimU, which translates to MKSKKNTDVLMSNLGFSLAHEFIQIKKLNYNHNEATTSDDGFSLIEIIVVFLMIGILAAIALPSWFSFVNRQQVNKANDAVLAAIQEAQQQAKQKKLSYSVSFQKNSTTKVIEVAIYRTKKDDGTDFKSSEIAWKPLLAELNVASNKFLLGSNLTSENTAGSSVSYSLTAPTKITFDYMGTLTLPTNFGTPPTGSTEPPGLKIVVAASNNTIKRCVIVKSILGSTLKVRDSECN; encoded by the coding sequence ATGAAAAGCAAGAAAAATACCGATGTTTTAATGTCAAACCTAGGCTTTTCCCTGGCACATGAATTTATCCAAATCAAAAAACTTAACTATAACCATAATGAAGCAACTACAAGTGATGATGGTTTTTCACTTATAGAAATAATCGTAGTCTTTCTAATGATTGGTATTTTAGCAGCGATCGCCCTTCCTAGCTGGTTTAGTTTTGTTAACCGACAGCAGGTAAATAAAGCCAATGATGCTGTTTTAGCAGCAATACAAGAAGCACAGCAACAAGCTAAACAGAAAAAACTAAGTTACAGTGTCAGCTTTCAGAAAAATAGCACAACCAAAGTTATAGAAGTTGCTATTTATCGCACGAAAAAAGATGATGGTACTGATTTCAAGTCTAGTGAAATTGCATGGAAGCCTTTATTAGCAGAATTAAATGTTGCTTCTAATAAATTTTTACTTGGTTCAAATCTTACTAGTGAAAACACTGCTGGTTCTTCCGTCTCATATAGTTTAACTGCACCTACAAAAATTACCTTTGACTATATGGGGACTTTGACTTTACCTACAAACTTTGGTACACCACCAACAGGTTCTACAGAACCACCCGGATTAAAAATTGTCGTTGCTGCATCTAACAATACTATAAAGCGATGTGTGATAGTAAAAAGCATTTTAGGCTCAACTCTCAAAGTCAGAGATAGTGAGTGTAATTAA
- the hpsA gene encoding hormogonium polysaccharide biosynthesis protein HpsA encodes MSLKRQLVKTIKIISKKLSKYSLFTIKKQINWLLRTLFLSRRRRESVNAGFVLPTVAMVALVVVLLTTAILFRSFERAKNASNVRVNEVVLQAATPALERAKAKLNALFTDPTLPRAVPSDATLYKTLVTKLSNYTLGDETSVTLGYDIDGDKTIEAPTDGALESKEVLETAWKFPVDTDNDGKFDSFTLYGVYFRNPAYIGSDPERKRSPLEARTAPVLGKVCDSGSTSASLVGSSSWYKVITGELKKSFFIYAATVPITDISTFDTTIQSKYKAYKGNLGFSAIELQQDRKQLPLTNNAVVYEDDLEITPGPALNLNGRIFTNSNFFNRQATGSGTGPIKFYQVSSAESCYYDRENGKIIIGGNVATNTAIAENYDKIDSSTVDLFKENSTPTNTKLTVETNQSTNNLPNEVAYNSQAYAERIDFLVKAQFSRDKGNDPQVVKDNVYNRITKDPGLDTDKVRKEELEVYFRQRTRRVPFKEVPFGTSGLTKTGTTLYTSSEVLQGDNDSLRPLDAWVYPTDTNTQLTIDKSQLPATDPETVDQNPVTEVLIGDRILVGNNLPELRWNSTRQEFVGEDVTEEISGEKWKQKDGKTDSDKTRTRTTRVRQLADLGVTGRDGYWETSAASIRADAVDVVGGLRIITGAGVYSPAGSNLPAPPTATDNPNTTEKENNAPVVWPDTMPMVVPDPSDPTNPSKQTRGHLVMRATAVYHYNKDPYDPKTGDNYQKPIACVSSYYNPTNLTTATTDGYDPNDATKIDKSNNGFSYEVSKTSSADITRGLTTDANGLFSTSATAADVAKKTVGLAERLKYQANLVFPNGQFVNPLLRQALKKATSKPLSLSEQAAIDSTICALEIADGTLTRNATLVPNDAIKETAFLDARQIKSIDKLTPATGQYDLEMEQRQPLEIRATKIDLDILRKQAITDTWSDEYLLPNSGVIYATRDDAKADSSDSSANVSATDYKLDPNRRPNAIMLVNGADLSRKTDYRAEEKGLILTTDLPVYIQGEFNKHEHEEFTDYTLSSSDYWSNFYKRKSTNTNFACRPNDPRLPKCDKGEKWRPASVLADAVTLLSSNFKEGYRSDGDFDLRNNRTDTSDAATVKNNRLKSGFWDNNFVTSRNFTDTLYSSSNTAAGANSSYFNNFVTPIQRRVNFPEYVMEMCFKLDVAECSATDWYIGLDADTTKKSSDVVGQDVGKLIAGTTAKAAKIIDQGKSTEKDYTKFPRRVAFKRDSSGRLLDVDNNIINPTAITKPPVALGIVSGKVDASGSVPNATDNALWFTTVEKNQNANPPLLTRKYYNKETRLFYRFATGATSTDQPILEPILQINVPKATPSDEKDYGKITDLGTESERVKNTKWLPKATETTFNLVIAAGDTPIRVGNTTNPYYEINGGLHNFPRFLENWDDVKANILGSFIQFKRSIYATAPFQVFVRPSPSGNAVANSLFSERQNSYYHSDSAGIGLAPYYMPPLRNWGFDVGLLSQTPDLFAQRFVIPTTDPPDEYYREVSRDDPWVQALLCAVQDTTTKDGFGTGFEIQIESSKKKSTKYALPKNQRPSQCQN; translated from the coding sequence ATTGGCTGCTGCGGACTTTATTCCTCAGCAGGAGAAGACGAGAATCTGTAAATGCTGGTTTTGTGTTGCCAACAGTAGCTATGGTTGCACTGGTGGTTGTTTTATTGACTACCGCCATTTTATTTAGGTCTTTTGAAAGAGCTAAAAATGCTAGTAACGTGCGAGTTAATGAAGTTGTGCTACAAGCTGCAACTCCCGCCTTGGAGCGTGCTAAAGCAAAACTTAATGCACTATTCACCGACCCTACATTACCAAGAGCAGTACCATCTGACGCAACCCTTTATAAAACCTTAGTGACTAAACTAAGTAACTACACATTAGGTGACGAAACTTCAGTAACATTAGGATATGACATAGATGGAGATAAAACTATCGAAGCTCCCACTGATGGAGCTTTAGAATCTAAGGAAGTACTAGAAACAGCGTGGAAATTCCCTGTAGATACTGATAATGATGGTAAATTTGATAGCTTTACTCTCTATGGTGTTTACTTTCGTAATCCTGCTTACATCGGTAGTGATCCTGAGCGGAAACGTAGTCCTCTTGAGGCCAGAACTGCTCCAGTATTAGGGAAAGTGTGTGATTCTGGCAGCACTAGTGCAAGCTTAGTTGGTAGTTCTAGTTGGTATAAAGTCATCACTGGGGAATTGAAGAAGAGCTTTTTTATCTACGCCGCTACAGTTCCTATCACGGATATTAGTACTTTTGACACGACTATTCAGAGTAAATATAAAGCTTACAAAGGTAACTTGGGCTTTTCAGCTATAGAATTGCAACAAGATCGCAAACAACTACCACTGACTAACAATGCCGTAGTTTATGAAGATGATTTAGAAATTACACCAGGCCCTGCTTTAAATTTGAATGGACGGATTTTTACTAATAGTAATTTCTTTAACAGACAAGCTACAGGTAGTGGTACTGGCCCTATTAAATTCTATCAAGTCAGCAGTGCAGAGTCTTGCTACTACGATCGCGAAAATGGCAAAATAATTATTGGTGGTAACGTAGCGACAAATACTGCCATAGCTGAGAACTACGATAAAATCGACAGTAGCACCGTAGATTTATTCAAGGAAAATTCTACTCCTACCAATACAAAGCTAACAGTAGAAACAAATCAATCTACTAATAACTTACCCAACGAAGTTGCCTACAACAGCCAAGCTTACGCAGAACGCATTGATTTCTTGGTCAAAGCTCAATTCAGTCGGGATAAAGGTAATGATCCGCAGGTAGTCAAGGATAACGTCTATAATCGCATAACCAAAGACCCTGGCTTAGACACAGATAAAGTCAGAAAAGAAGAATTAGAAGTCTACTTCCGTCAGCGTACTAGGCGTGTGCCATTCAAGGAAGTTCCTTTTGGTACATCTGGACTCACTAAAACTGGTACTACTTTATATACATCTAGTGAAGTTCTACAAGGTGATAATGATTCGCTACGGCCGCTAGATGCTTGGGTATACCCCACGGATACAAACACTCAGTTAACCATAGATAAATCCCAGTTACCAGCCACTGATCCAGAAACTGTTGACCAGAATCCTGTTACAGAAGTACTAATAGGCGATCGCATTCTTGTCGGTAACAACCTACCTGAATTGCGATGGAATAGCACTCGCCAGGAATTTGTTGGTGAAGATGTTACAGAAGAAATTTCTGGAGAAAAATGGAAACAAAAAGATGGTAAAACCGATAGCGACAAAACACGCACCCGTACAACCCGCGTCAGACAGTTAGCAGACCTTGGTGTTACAGGACGGGACGGCTATTGGGAAACATCAGCTGCTAGTATTCGTGCTGATGCAGTAGATGTAGTTGGTGGTTTGCGAATAATTACAGGTGCAGGAGTATACAGCCCAGCAGGTTCTAATTTACCAGCACCGCCCACAGCTACTGATAATCCTAATACAACGGAAAAAGAAAACAACGCACCAGTTGTATGGCCTGATACCATGCCAATGGTAGTACCAGATCCTAGTGACCCCACCAATCCTAGCAAACAAACTCGTGGTCATTTGGTCATGCGTGCTACGGCAGTTTATCACTACAATAAAGACCCTTACGATCCAAAAACTGGTGATAACTATCAAAAGCCAATTGCTTGCGTTAGTAGCTACTACAACCCTACAAATTTAACCACTGCAACAACTGATGGTTATGACCCTAATGACGCAACTAAGATAGACAAATCTAATAATGGCTTTAGTTATGAGGTTTCTAAGACATCATCTGCCGATATTACCAGAGGGCTAACTACAGATGCCAATGGGTTATTTAGCACTTCTGCTACTGCTGCTGATGTAGCTAAAAAAACTGTTGGTTTGGCAGAACGCTTGAAGTATCAAGCTAACTTGGTATTCCCTAATGGACAATTTGTTAATCCCCTCTTGCGTCAGGCTTTGAAAAAAGCAACATCTAAACCCCTCAGCCTGTCAGAGCAAGCAGCCATTGATTCTACCATTTGTGCCTTAGAAATTGCTGATGGTACTCTTACGCGGAATGCAACTTTAGTTCCTAATGATGCGATTAAAGAAACAGCCTTTCTTGACGCTAGGCAAATCAAAAGCATAGATAAACTGACACCAGCAACGGGACAATATGACCTGGAAATGGAACAACGTCAGCCTTTAGAAATTCGTGCCACTAAAATTGATCTAGATATACTTCGTAAGCAAGCAATTACTGATACCTGGTCTGATGAATACCTGTTGCCTAATAGTGGCGTTATTTATGCTACCCGTGATGATGCTAAAGCCGATAGCAGCGATTCAAGTGCTAACGTCAGTGCCACCGACTATAAACTTGATCCCAACCGCCGCCCCAACGCCATTATGTTGGTTAATGGCGCAGATTTAAGTCGAAAAACAGATTACAGAGCAGAAGAAAAAGGCTTAATTCTCACTACAGATTTACCAGTTTATATTCAGGGTGAGTTTAATAAACACGAACACGAAGAATTTACTGACTATACCCTGAGTTCTAGCGATTACTGGAGTAATTTTTATAAACGTAAATCAACGAATACCAACTTCGCTTGCCGTCCTAACGATCCGAGATTACCTAAATGTGATAAAGGTGAAAAATGGCGACCTGCTTCTGTTTTAGCTGACGCTGTTACTTTATTGTCAAGCAACTTTAAGGAAGGGTATCGCAGCGATGGTGACTTTGATTTGAGAAACAACCGCACCGATACTAGTGATGCAGCCACAGTCAAAAACAATCGTCTGAAAAGTGGTTTTTGGGACAACAACTTTGTTACTTCCCGCAATTTCACAGATACTCTTTATTCAAGTAGTAATACTGCTGCTGGTGCTAACAGTTCCTACTTCAATAATTTCGTCACTCCTATTCAGCGCCGTGTTAACTTTCCAGAGTACGTCATGGAGATGTGTTTTAAGTTAGATGTTGCTGAATGTAGTGCAACTGATTGGTATATCGGTTTAGATGCAGATACAACTAAAAAATCTAGTGATGTAGTCGGTCAAGATGTTGGAAAACTAATAGCTGGAACAACCGCAAAAGCAGCAAAAATAATCGACCAGGGAAAATCAACAGAAAAAGATTATACAAAATTTCCTCGTCGAGTTGCATTCAAACGAGATTCGAGTGGTAGGTTACTTGATGTAGATAACAACATAATCAATCCAACAGCAATTACTAAACCTCCTGTCGCTTTAGGAATTGTATCAGGTAAAGTTGATGCTTCAGGATCTGTACCTAACGCAACAGATAATGCTCTCTGGTTTACAACTGTAGAGAAAAATCAGAATGCCAACCCGCCACTATTAACGAGAAAGTACTACAACAAAGAAACTCGCCTATTCTACAGATTCGCAACTGGTGCTACATCAACTGATCAACCGATTTTAGAGCCAATTTTGCAAATCAACGTACCTAAAGCCACCCCTTCAGACGAAAAAGACTACGGCAAAATAACTGACTTAGGTACAGAAAGTGAGCGTGTCAAGAATACTAAGTGGTTGCCTAAAGCTACAGAAACTACATTTAACTTGGTAATTGCTGCTGGTGATACCCCAATTCGTGTTGGCAACACTACTAATCCTTACTATGAAATTAATGGAGGCTTACATAACTTTCCTCGCTTTTTAGAGAACTGGGATGACGTTAAAGCTAATATTCTTGGTTCATTTATCCAGTTTAAACGTAGTATTTACGCTACGGCTCCTTTCCAAGTATTTGTAAGGCCATCTCCAAGCGGCAACGCTGTTGCCAACAGTTTATTTTCAGAACGTCAGAATAGCTACTATCACTCAGACAGTGCGGGTATAGGACTAGCACCTTATTACATGCCACCTTTACGTAACTGGGGTTTTGATGTAGGACTCTTATCACAAACTCCAGACTTGTTTGCCCAACGCTTTGTAATTCCCACCACTGACCCACCAGATGAATACTATCGAGAAGTGTCACGGGATGATCCTTGGGTGCAAGCTCTGTTATGTGCAGTTCAGGACACAACGACAAAAGACGGATTCGGTACTGGATTTGAGATACAAATAGAATCCAGTAAGAAAAAGAGTACTAAATATGCTCTACCAAAAAATCAACGTCCTAGCCAGTGTCAAAATTAA